The following proteins are encoded in a genomic region of Microcoleus sp. FACHB-68:
- the nblB gene encoding phycobilisome degradation protein NblB — protein sequence MSITPESVRQQLNSEDLGERLRSVNQLRQLEPAIAFELAQTAIQDSNARVRYAAASQMASLGRQDLQTALNVLRDRLIHDPEPDVQAAAADSLGGLQLKEAFEDLQQLYQTTPEWIVKFSIVAALGELGDERSFDLLENALNAGEDLLTMAAISSFGELGDQRAIPLLTPFATHDDWQIRYRVAQALTRFGGSDTRSTLESLANDDVEQVAQEAKTGLTSA from the coding sequence ATGAGTATTACTCCTGAGTCTGTTAGGCAGCAACTAAATTCAGAAGATTTGGGCGAGCGCCTTCGTTCCGTTAACCAACTGCGCCAGCTCGAACCGGCCATTGCATTTGAACTAGCCCAAACGGCTATTCAAGACAGCAACGCCCGCGTTCGCTACGCAGCGGCAAGCCAAATGGCATCATTAGGCCGGCAGGATTTACAAACGGCGTTAAATGTGCTGCGTGATCGCCTAATCCACGATCCTGAACCCGATGTGCAAGCAGCAGCGGCAGATTCTTTGGGAGGGCTACAGTTAAAAGAAGCCTTTGAAGACTTACAGCAACTGTATCAAACAACGCCAGAGTGGATTGTTAAGTTCAGCATTGTTGCTGCTTTAGGAGAACTGGGAGACGAGCGCTCATTCGATTTATTAGAAAATGCTTTGAATGCCGGCGAAGACCTCCTGACAATGGCTGCGATTAGTTCTTTTGGGGAACTCGGAGATCAGCGGGCGATCCCGTTGCTGACTCCTTTTGCCACCCATGATGACTGGCAGATCCGCTACAGAGTGGCACAAGCACTGACACGTTTTGGCGGATCGGACACGCGCTCGACCTTAGAAAGTCTTGCCAACGATGACGTGGAACAGGTGGCCCAAGAAGCTAAAACCGGCTTGACCTCTGCTTAA